The sequence CAAGTAcgtcacggaaaaaaaaaaaaaacgaaaaaaatctgCCGGTTTGGACAAGGTGGCTCAGGTGGAGAAATTCAGCGAGAGCAGCGGCCTCGGGATCAGCCTGGAAGCCAACGGCGGCCATCACTACGTCCGCTCCGTGCTGCCCGAAGGACCCGTCGGGCGTTGTGGCAAATTATTCAGCGGAGATGAACTGGTTGAGGTAGGCGGGCCCGACGATTGCGCATCGTAACCGTGGGTTTCTCATCTCGACAGCAacccatttttttgtctcaggtCAACGGTATATCGCTGATCGGCGAGACCCACAAGGAGGTGGTCCGGATCTTGAAGGAGCTGCCGCTCAGAGTCTACATGACATGCTGCAGGCCCGCCCCCCGCCAGCAGGCCGACGTCGACGCCTCAAAACCACAAACGGACGCGTCGTCTGACGGATCCCAGCTAACGGTATTCTCTTTTCTCTTCTTGATAAATTCGTACGATGGCCCTAATGGGTCAAAAGGCACGAGGTTCTGGTGGAACGGAGACTCAAGAGGCAGTTACTTCCACGGAATAATCTCAACAAACCTGTTTTTAGCAGGAACAAATCAACTTGAGCGGGGTGGACGTGGTGGAAGCGGCAAGTGATGCGACTCCGGAGGTGCCGGCGTCTTCTTTGGCCATGTGGGAGCTGGAGATCCAAAATATTGAACTGGAGAAAGGAGCTGGAGGATTGGGATTCAGTATTTTGGACTACCAGGTAACAGGATTTAAGGACATTGAACAATGTTTTCAATGGACTTTAAAAGCAGTTTCTGGTTCCATGTTAATAATTCCGGCTCAACCGCAGGACCCACTGGACCCGGCCAAGACGGTCATCGTGATCCGGTCCCTGGTTCCGAACGGCGTGGCCGAGCAGGACGGACGGCTCCTGCCGGGCGACCGACTGATGTTCGTCAACGACACCAACCTAGAAAGCGCCAGCCTGGAAGACGCCGTCCAAGCTCTCAAGGGGGCCGAGCTCGGAATGGTACAAATCGGGGTGGCCAAACCCCTGCCCGTAAGTATTCAGAATCATATTTCATGTCTTGTTgtagttttttgtgtgttaacAATTTAACGTTTCTATTTATTGACTGGAATCCCACCGCTCACTGCCAACAGCGTATATGTTCGTCAGGTCCAGTTTTCAAGTGATAAGCGTGGAAGAGGGTCGAAATTCAGGTTTTTAAAGTACTGTGGCGACCAACAGATCATAATCGCATTTGGTGTCGGTTCTTCAGATCGTCCACGGGCGTCAAGGAGGGTTAGAACTTGCCGAAAGGCCTTGAATCTGCCTGCATTTTTGTGCTTTGAAGTGGCCGTTTTAGTCTCATTTTGGCCAGGTCCAGGCGCCCTTTTCCAGGCCAACTCCTCCCAGAGTTTAACCCACTGAACGGACGGATGGGTGAATGAATTTTGCTGGATTTGGAAGTCGGGTCACCCGCAAGTGGCTATCGAACAGGAAACTCCGATGACAATGTCTACAAGGTCATAAACACTCCTCTCGACACGAGCGGCTATTCATCACAGCTCGCGGCTTTCATTTTCTGCTGTATTGCCTTCGGATAACCGGTGTCAAGGTCAGACGGATTACTGGCCGCCGTGGGAGTTACACCGCGTTCCCGCGGAATGTGCAAAGCACTTTTGGCTTTGGCGTCTCTCAAAATTGACAGTCGTAATCCTCCCAACACACGGAGACGCTGAGAGTGTAGCTTGGCTATTCTCAAGGGATAAGTGGGGGATTCCTGTTCGGTGCACAGGAAGTCACAATGCCGTCCGCCCGCTGGTCATTTGACTTCGGCGGTAGTTTGCTCACAGACCGAGACGAAGAAGTCCTTTTCCGAGGAGAGTCCGGCATTGGTTAGTttgaacaaaagaacaaaacacaCCTCTTGTTCTGCCAGGTGGACACCAGTGAAGTAGACCAGAAGGCTCTTGAGCACGCTTACTTCGGTGACGAGGACACATTCCAGGCCTCGATGATTGCGCTTCACGGAAGTTGCTCGGACCTGGATTTCCTGAATGCATCCACGCCCGAGGTGAGCGGCCGCAAACCTGCGGAGATTCGAAAAACCTAGCTCATCGTTGCGACATCACAGGTACGTCAAAAATTGTCAGTCagatgctttacatgattaaaggcatgtgaaaactattttaaagcggactggaagccagtgcaaggactttgtGATTGCCGTTAtttgctctgaccgctttgttttggtcagaatgcaagctgcagctgtttaatacccTTTTTTGGGAGTCTAGTCCGAAGACCATcgcaatagtcaagtctacttgagataaaagcatggaaaagcttttcctggtctgcttgacacatacaagacttcattctagatatgttcttcacatGGTAGagggcagtttttgtgattgatttgatatgattgttgaaagtcaggtcggaatcaatcagaacgccaaggtttcggacttggtctttggtttttaaagatggagagtccaggtgtttactagcAGCAATTCTCTTTCCTTTATTGCCAAAACCGATCGTCTCAGTTTTGTtggtgatttagttgaagaaaattttggctcatccaggtatttatctgatttagacagcgGCACTATACCGCAATTGAACTGTAGGCATCTGGAGACGCTACTAAATATAACtgcgtgtcatctgcatagctatggtggtcaaaattaaagttttgaagaatttgacccaaggggaGTATAcgcaggctgaacaggagaggtccaagaactgacccttgaggaaccccatgggtcattgccattcgctgagaccgagcacctccaatggtcacaacgTAGATTACATTAGACTAAGGAAATAGCGAAGACCTTGATTAATGATTTTAGCGTTGTAGTGTCCGGACTGTAAAATTTCCCCTTTCAAGGCTAATTGTGCTCACCGCAGACTTCAAGTTACCTCGACTTCGTACCAGCGTCCGTGACTGCCCGACTCGGTGCTTCCGACGAAGACCTAACCACCACCGAACAAACGACGGAGCGCTCCGATTCCTACGGCCCGTTTCACGACCTTCAGATCACACCCGAAGTCCAGCCAGAATCGGAGGAACTGGTTCAGTGTCAAGTCGAAGAACCCTTTCTCGGATTTGTAGGTCAACCGACGCCAGAGGGATTTTCCGAACTTCTGTTTCAATGCCGGCTGCGATATTTTCTCCCCAGGAGGACGAAGACGCAGAGGCGGGAGCCGGCGTCGGCGGCCACGCTGCAACCTCGGGAAGCAATTTCGAACGGACGATCACTGTTGTCAAGGGCAACTCGAGTCTCGGTTTGTTTTCACGAACTTCATTTCTTCAAATGATTTTACGTCTATCATTAAACCGCAAAAGaggtttgggggaaaaaaaatgggaataaaacAAGAACAGGATTGGTTTTTTTTCACGGGTATGACAGGAATGACCGTGAGCGCCACGAAAGACTGCCTGGGGGTGCTGATCCGGAGCATCATCCACGGCGGGTCCATCAGTCGGGACGGGCGCCTGGGGGCGGGCGACCTCATCTTAGCCATCAACGGCGAGTCCACCGCCAAACTGAGCAACGTTCAAGCCCGCGCCATGCTTCGCAGGCACTCTCTGGTCGGACCGGACATGGGGTAAGAACTTCGACGATACCCATTCCGGTGAAATGCAAAGTTGTCATGCGATGGTTTCTTTTTGCGTGAACATTTTCCGTGGAGCAAAATGAAACTagaaatggggggtggggggaactcAACAAGGCACAGGCGTGTTCGCCGCATAAACGCCAACTCTTCACGTTCTAGATCCGCTTGCTCACCTGAGGATGATCTGTGCCCGTTTTATGTGTGAGTAACCGACCGGTACCGTCTTGGTCGTCCCGGTCTTCCCTCCGTTTGTCCGCATGCCGTCATCACTTCTTAACGCCGACGACTTCTTCGCGCCGCTGACTAACCGCCGACATCCCACAAGACGCTCCATCGTTCCCACTCCTGTTTTTGGTCCAGGATCACGTACGTCCCGGCGGAGTATTTGGAGGAGTACAAGCGCAGCCTGGAGCGGAgcgacaacgacgacgacgtctTCTCCGGACTGCCGTCCGCTCCGGCTCCAAAGTATGCAGCCGAGTCCAGTCTAGATTAAggaatttttatgattattgttattatcttTCAACCCCAGCTGTTTCTTGAAACGTCTTTCCCGGTATTTAGGGATGTTCCCGCCCTTCCCGAGCGGGAGGATGGTGAGGGAGAAGAGAGCGTGTCTTACAGCAACTGGAACCAACCAAGACTGTGAGTCCAACCAATTGACAAAAAcgagtcttttcttttttattattattttttaattatttaaaatattaaatcaattctcttaaatatataaaatacatacatataaataaatacatttaataccAGCTTTAATCTGAAttaaatgcaatttttgttttattccacAACTTGTGTTGAAATGGGGTTTGTTATgtctaatttctgcattttaaaaatacatcccGAGTCCATTTACATGCAGaaaattacacgttataatattgaaatatttgtagAATATAAAACTGAAAAAGGTACAGATGATGCgcattatgtgctttttttttttttttttaataataatggaCTTTCAGTTgacttaaatatttatataataaaaaaaacatgccaataatagaatttaattatttataattgattacacaaaatgtaatacgtttttattcatttaaactgTTGGTGggaaatgtggatttttttttttctttaacatgcTCTTCATAAGTTCCAAGTTGTGTGTCATAgttaagatatttaaaaaagaaagtaatAAAAATTTTTGGTACCTCAACCGTGAAGAGTGGAGCTCTTCAGACAGCCGGGCAAGTCCTTGGGCATCAGCATCGTCGGCGGCCGCGGGATGGGCAGCCGCCTGAGCAACGGCGAGGTGATGCGGGGTATTTTCATCAAGCACATCCTGGACGACAGTCCCGCCGGACACAACAACACCTTGAAAACCGGAGACAGGATCGTGGAGGTAGACGCCAAACGAACGGGGACAAAACGACTGGACGGCAAATAACGCGAGCGTCCCTCCCGCCGTCAGGTGGGCGGCGTGGATCTGCGGGACGCCAGTCACGAGGAGGCGGTGGAGGCCATACGCAGGGCAGGAAATCCTGTGTCCTTCCTGGTGCAGAGCATTATCCAGAAACCCAGGGTGAGGTCACTTTGAACCAAAACGGTTGACTTCCCGTCACTCTATTGCGTGacatcattattttcattttttttaaatccaacttTACAGCCGTCGACGAGTGCAGAATCCATCGAGGAGAACGCGCCATCCCTCCCAAGGGACCGGGAGGACAAGGTCGGTGATGTTTTTGGCGACGTTTGGGGTTTTTCTTTGCGCtgcagagaacaaaaaaaaaagaacattgcgGGGGAAGCGATGCTCTGTCACAAATGTGTCATCGTCTAAAGTTGTCACCCTTTGTCTCTTCTCTGTAGGAGGGTGACAGTCACAGTAGACTTGTCCTCCGCCTCTCCCCAACTAACCCTTTCACTCCTACCCCGTTTAAGGTTTGTGCGTCTCTCTGTCGTGGCCTCCCTCTCGTCCTTGTCGCCGGCGTCTTCGCGTTTGTCCGTGCCCGATCGTTCCTCACCGGCGGCGCTTGAACGTTCGACGCGTAGCTAGGCTTGTGCGTTCTTCGGGTAGGTTTCGAGCGAAAGCGCAAGGATCCCAGAGTTTGATCATGCCTGACCGAAGTTTTATTTGGTGAAATGAGTCTTCGCTGTAGTCCGATGGAGCTTTTAAAGCGTCTATGGCATTGATAATCAGCCTCAACTAACAAAATCCTGAAAAAATCAAGCGCACCCCGTGACCATTTGTTGTGTTCTGCCGGCAAACCTTGATTATGATACtactactacaaaaaaaaaaaaaaaaacttctttcattaatatgaatttttttcccccgcaagCCGAAGAAGCGCGACGCTGCGAAGGCGGTGGCCCTCGCCCTGCCGGTGGTGCCCCACCCGGGGGAGACGGACACCGACACGCTGACGGAGATTCCGGCTGACCCGGCGAACGGGGAAGGGGACGAGCCGGAATCCAGCTGGGGTGATTTGCTTTTCGCGTCCACGTCGTTCCAGTATTTATTCGACCCTGCGGTTCTATGAAATATCACGTCCAGGCGCCATCTTTTTGCACCGCCGCATTTCAGAGAACGTCGTCACGCGCTACGGCGGCCTCCCGGGTGCCCTGCACGCCATCGAGCTGGAGAAGGGCAAGACGGGCCTGGGCCTCAGCCTGGCCGGCAACCGGGACCGCGCCCGCATGAGCGTCTTTGTGGTGGGCATCGACCCCGCGGGTGCGGCCGGGGCGGACGGACGCATGCTCGTCGGGGATGAGCTCCTCGAGGTTAGTCGTGGAAGACTTCATCAGTCTTGGTCACACCTgatatcattttaattttgaaacattttttttttagattaatggGCAGGTCCTCTACGGCCACACTCACCAGAATGCGTCTGCCATAATCAAAAACTCCCCATCTAaagtcaaaatcatctttatcaGGTAAAACACACTCCCTGATCTCGGTGTTGTAATGCAACAAGAAATCCAGTAGGGGGAACTGTTGCAACgagaacaacaaagaacaaaaaaaaaagtccagtgcAGACTTTCCTCCAAAGATCCTTTGATAGAGCAGAACGGAGCCGTGCCCTGAGCAGACTGTCGCTCACGTTGAGTTAACGACCCTTCTGGCGCAGGAACGCAGAGGCACTGGAGCAGATGGCGGTGGGACCCGTGAGAGAACCCGAGGGGGACCCGGCCGAGCCCCACGCCGAGGTAACAGCCGGGGGCCCGACAAAGCGTCGGAACATGTGTTGCACGCGTCGACAAGTGGTCGGCCGGAGCCAGTTTCTGTTAGTCACGTGGTAGACTTGGTAGTCTGAAGAAGCCATGCCTGAAAAGACGGGAATCCAGCAATTTTGGGTTGTTTTGGCCGTACTCGGGAGAAAATCCGAAAGATTGTGTCCAGTTGCTCCCAAATCCGAACCGCGGCTACAAGACAGCTGCGACGTTTGATGGCACGCCATAGAAAGAAGGACTCCTTAATTATTCCTCCCATGGGTGACGTTGTGTGGTCCAGTACTCCTTTCCCAACTCCCAACCAGGCCGCTGAAAAACCACAGACAGGGTTGTGCGCATGCCGTACCCCCCCATTAGTCAGCCCgcccacacacacccacgcacataATTTGTACTGCACTATACACGGGCACAATaaacactgaacaaaaaaacattccattcaTGTCACGATCAGGAAGACTTTGCGGTCGGTGAAGGGACCGCAGAGGACGAGGGAACCCTCCGAGAAGGCTGCATCGAAGTTGTGAATGGGGAACCGGAGGTCGCCAGTCTACCCGACATGATTGGTCCCGGACAACCCGAAACTGTTACAAGTGAGTCAGCGCTTACGACTGGTTATTCAGGGCGGACAAAACAAAAGCtcaggtttttttgttgttgttggtcttCAGGTCATAGTCGTTCGTCTAGCCTCTCGACGCTGGCCTGCGACCCAGCAACTTGCCCCATCATCCCGGGCTGCGAGACCATCATTGACGTCTCCAAAGGGCGGACGGGTCTGGGGCTTAGCATCGT comes from Syngnathoides biaculeatus isolate LvHL_M chromosome 21, ASM1980259v1, whole genome shotgun sequence and encodes:
- the LOC133494959 gene encoding multiple PDZ domain protein isoform X2 codes for the protein MIETMDTQRALQAVERLQAKLKERGEVPTEEKLSLLKSVLQSPLFHQILALQKSVQQLKDQGCGIPVSETQHNGGHVASPDISAEEAKCDQLDQIVQTMAQGRYVAHVDLQKPAMGGLGFSVVGLKSENRGELGIFVQEIQVGSVAHSDGKLKEADQILAINGQPLDQTVTHQQAIGILQRASERVQLIVARGPIPQLWQHVETIELVNDGTGLGFGIVGGKTTGVIVKTILPGGIADQDGRLRSGDHILRIGDTDLYGMGSEQVAQVLRQCGNRVKLVITRGNVDENPSVSASAPPDKGAEKDEEEGAFDVSLIKNTQGLGITIAGYVGDKNSEPSGIFVKSITKDSAVDQDGRIHVGDQIVAVDGVNIQEYTNQQAVEVLRHTGQAVHLKLIRRGFRPDEIPPAVAPVVTVLPPSDAVLNEPHTEGRTEADRDKTQTQTMNHGVTVAPVVDQRTDEEHGTTTTPAPFEEEELVKKWQEILGANNEVIVAQVEKFSESSGLGISLEANGGHHYVRSVLPEGPVGRCGKLFSGDELVEVNGISLIGETHKEVVRILKELPLRVYMTCCRPAPRQQADVDASKPQTDASSDGSQLTQEQINLSGVDVVEAASDATPEVPASSLAMWELEIQNIELEKGAGGLGFSILDYQDPLDPAKTVIVIRSLVPNGVAEQDGRLLPGDRLMFVNDTNLESASLEDAVQALKGAELGMVQIGVAKPLPVDTSEVDQKALEHAYFGDEDTFQASMIALHGSCSDLDFLNASTPETSSYLDFVPASVTARLGASDEDLTTTEQTTERSDSYGPFHDLQITPEVQPESEELVQCQVEEPFLGFEDEDAEAGAGVGGHAATSGSNFERTITVVKGNSSLGMTVSATKDCLGVLIRSIIHGGSISRDGRLGAGDLILAINGESTAKLSNVQARAMLRRHSLVGPDMGSACSPEDDLCPFYVITYVPAEYLEEYKRSLERSDNDDDVFSGLPSAPAPKDVPALPEREDGEGEESVSYSNWNQPRLVELFRQPGKSLGISIVGGRGMGSRLSNGEVMRGIFIKHILDDSPAGHNNTLKTGDRIVEVGGVDLRDASHEEAVEAIRRAGNPVSFLVQSIIQKPRPSTSAESIEENAPSLPRDREDKPKKRDAAKAVALALPVVPHPGETDTDTLTEIPADPANGEGDEPESSWGAIFLHRRISENVVTRYGGLPGALHAIELEKGKTGLGLSLAGNRDRARMSVFVVGIDPAGAAGADGRMLVGDELLEINGQVLYGHTHQNASAIIKNSPSKVKIIFIRNAEALEQMAVGPVREPEGDPAEPHAEEDFAVGEGTAEDEGTLREGCIEVVNGEPEVASLPDMIGPGQPETVTSHSRSSSLSTLACDPATCPIIPGCETIIDVSKGRTGLGLSIVGGCDTLLGAIIIHEVYEEGAASKDGRLWAGDQILEVNGIDLRAASHDEAINVLRQTPQRVQLTVYRDEAQYKEEDLWDSFIVELHKRPGQGLGLSIVGRRNDTGVFVSDIIKGGLADADGRLTQGDQILSVNGEDVRSATQETVADLLKRCVGSLKMDVGRFKAGPFHSQRRLSQSSQMEQIIEPGTSKVASEMLSGDASQQAPDHQDVRTAEFTKGPGDSLGVSIAGGVGSPLGNIPIFIAMMNPVGLAAQTQKLTVGDRIVSICGTSTEGMSHLQAVTLLKNTTGTIQLQVVAGGDHTVTGAAQEQAAGGLPLSGCIFQDDLSPPQVKSITLARGADGLGFSIVGGYGSPHGDLPIYVKTVFGKGAAAEDGRLKRGDQIVAVNGQPLEGVTHEEAVGILKRTKGSVTLTVLS
- the LOC133494959 gene encoding multiple PDZ domain protein isoform X1, producing the protein MIETMDTQRALQAVERLQAKLKERGEVPTEEKLSLLKSVLQSPLFHQILALQKSVQQLKDQGCGIPVSETQHNGGHVASPDISAEEAKCDQLDQIVQTMAQGRYVAHVDLQKPAMGGLGFSVVGLKSENRGELGIFVQEIQVGSVAHSDGKLKEADQILAINGQPLDQTVTHQQAIGILQRASERVQLIVARGPIPQLWQHVETIELVNDGTGLGFGIVGGKTTGVIVKTILPGGIADQDGRLRSGDHILRIGDTDLYGMGSEQVAQVLRQCGNRVKLVITRGNVDENPSVSASAPPDKGAEKDEEEGAFDVSLIKNTQGLGITIAGYVGDKNSEPSGIFVKSITKDSAVDQDGRIHVGDQIVAVDGVNIQEYTNQQAVEVLRHTGQAVHLKLIRRGFRPDEIPPAVAPVVTVLPPSDAVLNEPHTEGRTEADRDKTQTQTMNHGVTVAPVVDQRTDEEHGTTTTPAPFEEEELVKKWQEILGANNEVIVAQVEKFSESSGLGISLEANGGHHYVRSVLPEGPVGRCGKLFSGDELVEVNGISLIGETHKEVVRILKELPLRVYMTCCRPAPRQQADVDASKPQTDASSDGSQLTQEQINLSGVDVVEAASDATPEVPASSLAMWELEIQNIELEKGAGGLGFSILDYQDPLDPAKTVIVIRSLVPNGVAEQDGRLLPGDRLMFVNDTNLESASLEDAVQALKGAELGMVQIGVAKPLPVDTSEVDQKALEHAYFGDEDTFQASMIALHGSCSDLDFLNASTPETSSYLDFVPASVTARLGASDEDLTTTEQTTERSDSYGPFHDLQITPEVQPESEELVQCQVEEPFLGFEDEDAEAGAGVGGHAATSGSNFERTITVVKGNSSLGMTVSATKDCLGVLIRSIIHGGSISRDGRLGAGDLILAINGESTAKLSNVQARAMLRRHSLVGPDMGSACSPEDDLCPFYVITYVPAEYLEEYKRSLERSDNDDDVFSGLPSAPAPKDVPALPEREDGEGEESVSYSNWNQPRLVELFRQPGKSLGISIVGGRGMGSRLSNGEVMRGIFIKHILDDSPAGHNNTLKTGDRIVEVGGVDLRDASHEEAVEAIRRAGNPVSFLVQSIIQKPRPSTSAESIEENAPSLPRDREDKEGDSHSRLVLRLSPTNPFTPTPFKPKKRDAAKAVALALPVVPHPGETDTDTLTEIPADPANGEGDEPESSWGAIFLHRRISENVVTRYGGLPGALHAIELEKGKTGLGLSLAGNRDRARMSVFVVGIDPAGAAGADGRMLVGDELLEINGQVLYGHTHQNASAIIKNSPSKVKIIFIRNAEALEQMAVGPVREPEGDPAEPHAEEDFAVGEGTAEDEGTLREGCIEVVNGEPEVASLPDMIGPGQPETVTSHSRSSSLSTLACDPATCPIIPGCETIIDVSKGRTGLGLSIVGGCDTLLGAIIIHEVYEEGAASKDGRLWAGDQILEVNGIDLRAASHDEAINVLRQTPQRVQLTVYRDEAQYKEEDLWDSFIVELHKRPGQGLGLSIVGRRNDTGVFVSDIIKGGLADADGRLTQGDQILSVNGEDVRSATQETVADLLKRCVGSLKMDVGRFKAGPFHSQRRLSQSSQMEQIIEPGTSKVASEMLSGDASQQAPDHQDVRTAEFTKGPGDSLGVSIAGGVGSPLGNIPIFIAMMNPVGLAAQTQKLTVGDRIVSICGTSTEGMSHLQAVTLLKNTTGTIQLQVVAGGDHTVTGAAQEQAAGGLPLSGCIFQDDLSPPQVKSITLARGADGLGFSIVGGYGSPHGDLPIYVKTVFGKGAAAEDGRLKRGDQIVAVNGQPLEGVTHEEAVGILKRTKGSVTLTVLS